From the Erythrolamprus reginae isolate rEryReg1 chromosome Z, rEryReg1.hap1, whole genome shotgun sequence genome, one window contains:
- the LOC139153990 gene encoding olfactory receptor 14A16-like: protein MSNQSSVKQFVLMGFSDDPDLQMLHSMMFLIVYVTALTGNCLIIIAVATDHHLHDPMYFFLVNLSILDICSISTTVPKSIAVSLTNSKRISFAGCVTQIFLMITFVGGELALLTIMAYDRYVAICHPLQYKLMMNWNACVQMVAISFICNLINGVLQTSMTFRLNFCMSNAIGQYFCDIPQLQKISCTDTKINQMLIFVSGFILDSFIFTSVFASYACIFSTMMKMPTVKSRHKVFYTCTPHLTVFSLFMTTAVFSYVRPKSLSTPSMDLLSAVLYTTLPPILNPIIYSFRNKDLQKTLIKMLKRKNKFHSTTA from the coding sequence ATGTCCAACCAGTCTTCTGTGAAACAGTTTGTTCTGATGGGATTTTCTGATGACCCAGATTTGCAAATGTTGCATTCTATGATGTTCCTTATTGTTTATGTAACAGCTTTAACAGGGAATTGTCTCATTATAATAGCAGTGGCAACTGATCACCACCTTCATGATCCAATGTACTTCTTTTTAGTCAACCTCTCCATTTTAGATATTTGTTCCATCTCTACAACAGTTCCTAAATCCATAGCTGTTTCATTGACAAACAGCAAAAGGATTTCCTTTGCTGGATGTGTCACACAGATCTTTTTAATGATCACTTTTGTTGGTGGTGAGCTTGCTTTGTTAACCATCATGGCTTATGACCGTTATGTAGCGATCTGCCATCCTCTGCAATATAAACTAATGATGAACTGGAATGCCTGTGTTCAAATGGTAGCAATCTCCTTCATATGCAATCTGATCAATGGGGTCTTACAAACTAGCATGACTTTTAGATTAAACTTTTGTATGTCCAATGCAATTGGCCAATATTTCTGTGACATTCCTCAGTTACAAAAGATTTCTTGCACAGAtacaaaaataaatcaaatgttgATCTTTGTTAGTGGGTTCATTTTGGACTCATTTATTTTTACATCTGTATTTGCATCCTATGCCTGTATCTTCTCCACAATGATGAAAATGCCAACAGTTAAAAGCAGGCATAAAGTTTTTTATACCTGCACACCCCACTTAACTGTGTTTTCTTTATTTATGACTACTGCAGTATTTTCCTATGTGAGGCCCAAATCACTCTCTACTCCTTCTATGGACTTGCTTTCTGCTGTTTTGTACACAACACTGCCACCAATTTTGAATCCTATTATCTATAGCTTTAGGAATAAGGACCTACAAAAGACTCTCATAAAAAtgctgaaaagaaaaaataaatttcatagCACTACTGCATGA
- the LOC139153991 gene encoding olfactory receptor 14A16-like → MGNKSIVTDFLLMGFSDDHDMKLFYFFIFLFVYLTAVVGNFLIISAVILNQHLHTPMYFFLLNLSFVDICYISTTVPKTIAVSVTNNKLIPYAGCVAQVFLVITFVGAEIFLLTIMAYDRYVAICHPLEYRLIMTWNACIQMAAVAWISTLIHAVLETSLTFRLDFCGINMIGQYFCNMPQLQKIACTDSKGHKILIFLIGLSVNSFCFAFILTSYCYIFSSVLKIPSVQGRHKAFSTCIPHLTVFALFIITAVFSYLRPKSLSSLKADLISGVLYTILPPVFNPIIYSLRNKDIQRAVLKISQKLKEFMN, encoded by the coding sequence ATGGGCAACAAATCCATTGTTACAGATTTCCTCCTAATGGGATTTTCAGATGACCATGATATGaaacttttctatttttttatatttctctttGTTTATTTAACAGCAGTAGTGGGGAACTTTCTCATCATCTCAGCCGTGATACTCAATCAACATCTTCATACACCCATGTACTTCTTTCTGCTCAATCTATCATTTGTAGATATTTGCTACATCTCTACTACAGTTCCCAAAACAATAGCTGTTTCAGTTACAAACAACAAATTGATTCCTTATGCTGGATGTGTTGCACAGGTCTTTTTAGTTATTACTTTTGTTGGGGCAGAGATTTTCTTGCTTACTATCATGGCTTATGATCGGTATGTTGCCATCTGCCATCCTTTGGAGTACAGATTGATTATGACCTGGAATGCCTGCATCCAAATGGCAGCTGTTGCTTGGATATCCACTTTGATTCATGCTGTGTTAGAAACCAGTTTGACTTTTCGGCTGGACTTTTGTGGAATCAATATGATTGGCCAGTATTTTTGTAATATGCCTCAATTACAAAAGATAGCTTGTACTGATTCAAAAGGCCACAAAATTCTAATTTTTCTGATTGGGCTCAGTGTGAATTCATTTTGCTTTGCATTCATCTTGACatcttattgttatattttttccTCTGTGTTGAAAATCCCATCAGTTCAAGGAAGACACAAAGCTTTCTCAACTTGCATTCCCCACCTCACTGTTTTTGCCTTGTTTATTATCACGGCTGTCTTCTCATACTTGAGACCAAAGTCACTTTCCTCCCTCAAGGCAGATTTAATTTCTGGAGTTTTATATACAATTTTGCCACCTGTTTTTAATCCCATCATTTATAGTTTGAGGAATAAGGATATCCAAAGAGCTGTATTGAAAATATCACAGAAATTGAAAGAATTTATGAATTAA